A window of the Bdellovibrio sp. ZAP7 genome harbors these coding sequences:
- a CDS encoding PEP/pyruvate-binding domain-containing protein, whose protein sequence is MSTDISAFQDIGNATTTELRRMGGKAATLAQLLQKGFPVPPGFVVFQEPQSPDDYAPLLSWWNALGRFPVAARSSASGEDSGDFSYAGQFVTLLHIKSPDELQGAVKTCFQAVHRTSSKTYASHFDQPEIPMHVLVQRMIESKYSGVFFSTDPRDSSGTWLVEVVEGQGEQLVSGQVTPYRFSKDDKTGTPTGWRSEYLDTIVQWGLKVEKELGYKADMEWAIDADGRFWILQSRPITAQAAPATFRKTLDEELKRLTDLHSEDTAWDGHTFAEWTGVPSELTFDLWQQTFQENHAFDLALKSIGYEGLGHRTPSFSLLDRVFGRAYLNLKSLEPVYFGNSPYRIHPYPRPHLEFAWDKVNLKTLARAPVGVLKMAQVAWKIQTERKEMGLKAVQLAKSLPASNKNAFELLSECQNHKLDSQQQMLKDLCHQFTTEVMQSTFIVTLLIESTTQGILALLNKDIDKKNSEHALQTLTGPQLHTIASLMNQDHQSIQGSQTKWQSFISQYGHRGVGELELSHPRWIETKIPTPTKPSASRTTSENITIQELEKNISNLRRPIFVQELKELQNLLQIREEIKMTVMKPYAQIRWLCLAISSNFDLGNDIFWLTLDEILSLQPAQDLTPLMTLIHDRQNKTQFLKNIDLPMVFSLKDLKNVLKEDSSSQNLASLVKGVSLSAGIAYGQVHIVNDPESENLESWPENYILVAEATDPGWTPLFEKAKGVVVSRGGVLSHCAIVAREMGLPAVGEVRGASHIFKEGEYVWVDGNHGTIRRAD, encoded by the coding sequence ATGTCGACAGATATCTCTGCCTTTCAAGATATTGGCAATGCCACAACGACCGAACTGAGACGCATGGGAGGCAAAGCGGCAACCCTAGCACAGCTCCTCCAAAAAGGATTTCCAGTGCCTCCGGGGTTTGTTGTCTTTCAAGAACCCCAAAGCCCTGATGATTATGCTCCCCTTTTGTCTTGGTGGAATGCTCTGGGACGTTTCCCTGTCGCGGCCAGAAGTTCTGCCTCAGGTGAAGACAGCGGGGACTTCAGTTATGCAGGACAGTTTGTCACACTGTTACACATCAAAAGCCCTGACGAGCTCCAGGGCGCAGTAAAAACATGCTTTCAAGCCGTGCACCGAACTTCCAGTAAAACATACGCATCCCACTTCGATCAGCCAGAAATTCCGATGCATGTTCTTGTCCAGCGGATGATCGAATCAAAATATTCGGGGGTCTTTTTCTCCACCGATCCTCGGGATTCTTCAGGCACCTGGTTGGTGGAAGTTGTAGAGGGGCAAGGGGAACAACTTGTTTCCGGGCAGGTGACGCCTTACCGATTTAGCAAGGATGATAAGACCGGAACACCCACCGGGTGGCGCTCCGAGTACTTGGACACTATTGTACAGTGGGGATTAAAGGTCGAAAAGGAACTCGGATATAAAGCCGACATGGAATGGGCTATCGATGCGGACGGAAGATTCTGGATACTGCAGTCCCGCCCTATCACTGCCCAGGCTGCGCCAGCAACTTTCCGAAAAACTTTAGACGAAGAACTGAAAAGACTGACAGACCTTCATTCAGAAGATACGGCGTGGGATGGCCACACATTTGCGGAGTGGACCGGCGTTCCGTCGGAACTGACATTCGATCTTTGGCAACAAACCTTTCAAGAAAACCATGCCTTTGACTTAGCTTTAAAATCCATCGGTTATGAAGGACTGGGCCACCGAACACCGTCGTTCAGCTTGTTAGATCGTGTTTTTGGTCGAGCGTATCTGAATCTGAAGTCCCTGGAACCGGTTTATTTCGGAAATTCACCGTATCGAATTCATCCATATCCTCGTCCTCATTTGGAATTTGCCTGGGACAAGGTCAATCTTAAAACTTTAGCGCGAGCTCCTGTGGGTGTTCTTAAAATGGCGCAAGTCGCGTGGAAAATTCAAACCGAACGAAAAGAAATGGGACTGAAAGCCGTTCAACTCGCAAAATCCCTTCCGGCATCGAACAAAAACGCTTTTGAACTGCTATCGGAATGTCAAAATCATAAGCTGGATTCCCAGCAACAAATGCTTAAAGATCTTTGCCACCAATTCACCACCGAAGTGATGCAAAGTACATTCATAGTGACATTGTTGATAGAATCAACCACTCAAGGAATTTTAGCACTTCTTAACAAAGATATTGATAAGAAAAACTCAGAACATGCGCTGCAAACTTTAACCGGCCCTCAACTCCACACCATCGCGAGCCTGATGAACCAAGACCATCAATCGATTCAAGGATCACAAACAAAGTGGCAAAGTTTTATAAGTCAATATGGCCATCGCGGCGTGGGCGAGCTTGAACTTTCTCACCCCCGCTGGATTGAAACAAAAATACCTACACCCACTAAGCCCAGCGCTTCACGGACGACATCCGAAAATATTACTATCCAAGAACTCGAAAAAAATATTTCGAATCTAAGACGTCCCATCTTTGTCCAAGAACTTAAAGAGCTGCAAAATCTTTTACAGATTCGAGAAGAAATCAAGATGACCGTGATGAAGCCTTACGCTCAAATTCGCTGGTTATGTCTTGCGATTTCTTCAAACTTTGACCTTGGCAATGATATTTTCTGGTTAACCCTGGACGAAATTTTGTCTTTGCAGCCCGCGCAAGATTTGACCCCGCTGATGACGCTGATTCATGACCGTCAGAATAAAACTCAATTCTTAAAAAACATCGATTTGCCAATGGTGTTTTCTTTGAAAGATCTTAAGAACGTTTTAAAAGAAGACTCCAGCTCTCAGAATTTAGCATCTTTAGTAAAAGGCGTTTCTCTCTCGGCTGGGATTGCATACGGTCAAGTCCACATCGTTAATGATCCTGAAAGTGAAAATTTAGAGTCTTGGCCAGAAAACTATATTCTGGTCGCAGAAGCGACAGATCCTGGATGGACGCCGCTTTTCGAAAAGGCAAAAGGTGTTGTTGTATCACGAGGTGGAGTTCTTTCACATTGTGCTATTGTCGCTCGTGAAATGGGACTCCCGGCCGTAGGCGAAGTACGCGGAGCCAGTCATATCTTTAAAGAAGGTGAATATGTTTGGGTTGATGGAAATCACGGCACAATTAGACGAGCCGACTAA
- a CDS encoding cupin domain-containing protein, translated as MLKLFIALSLMIPVYSFAADEADHVMMKPDQMKWVDAPPSLPKGAKMAIMYGDPAVAAPFGMRIKMPAKYMIPPHFHPQDENVTVISGKFWMGTGDDAKAKMMKLPPGSFARMNAGTHHFARGEGAVVQINSMGPWGITYINPADDPRKPKDLTQR; from the coding sequence ATGCTAAAATTATTTATTGCTCTGAGTTTGATGATTCCAGTTTATTCTTTTGCAGCTGATGAAGCGGATCACGTGATGATGAAACCAGATCAGATGAAGTGGGTGGATGCGCCACCTTCCTTACCTAAGGGTGCCAAAATGGCGATCATGTACGGTGACCCCGCAGTTGCCGCCCCATTTGGTATGCGTATAAAAATGCCTGCAAAGTACATGATCCCACCGCATTTCCATCCGCAGGATGAAAATGTCACTGTCATCTCTGGAAAATTTTGGATGGGGACTGGTGATGATGCCAAGGCCAAGATGATGAAGCTTCCGCCAGGAAGTTTTGCGCGTATGAATGCGGGCACTCATCACTTCGCTCGGGGTGAAGGGGCCGTAGTGCAAATCAATAGCATGGGACCTTGGGGAATTACTTATATCAATCCAGCAGATGATCCACGTAAACCAAAGGATCTGACTCAGCGTTAA
- a CDS encoding malate dehydrogenase, with protein sequence MKAPVRVAVTGAAGQIGYALLFRIASGAMLGADQPVILQLLEIPDEKAQKALKGVMMELDDCAFPLLHSMIATGDPAVAFKDADVALLVGARPRGPGMERKDLLTANGQIFTVQGEAIGKYANPNVKVLVVGNPANTNAYIAMKSAMKHGRVKAKNFTAMLRLDHNRALSQLATKTGKPVASFKKVAVWGNHSPTMYPDVRFATADGAKVPELLKLGTAEGDAWNKDTFIPTVGKRGAAIIEARGLSSAASAASAAVDHMHDWWLGTNGEWVTMGIPSDGSYDIPEGIMYGFPVTCKNGEYEIVKGLEIDAFSREKMNNTLKELTEEKDAVASML encoded by the coding sequence ATGAAAGCTCCAGTACGTGTTGCAGTCACAGGCGCTGCAGGACAAATCGGTTACGCACTTCTATTCCGCATCGCCAGTGGCGCGATGTTGGGTGCAGACCAACCCGTTATTCTTCAACTTCTAGAGATCCCAGATGAAAAAGCTCAGAAAGCGCTTAAAGGCGTGATGATGGAGCTTGATGACTGCGCGTTCCCTCTATTGCACTCTATGATCGCGACCGGCGATCCAGCTGTGGCATTCAAAGATGCTGACGTTGCTCTTCTTGTTGGCGCACGTCCTCGTGGACCAGGCATGGAACGTAAAGATCTTCTAACTGCAAACGGTCAAATCTTCACAGTTCAAGGTGAAGCGATCGGTAAATACGCAAATCCAAATGTAAAAGTCTTGGTTGTTGGTAACCCAGCAAACACAAACGCTTACATCGCGATGAAATCTGCGATGAAGCACGGTCGCGTAAAAGCGAAAAACTTCACAGCAATGCTTCGTTTGGACCACAACCGCGCATTGTCTCAACTAGCTACTAAAACTGGCAAACCAGTTGCTTCTTTCAAAAAAGTGGCAGTTTGGGGTAACCACAGCCCGACGATGTACCCAGATGTTCGCTTCGCAACAGCTGACGGTGCAAAAGTTCCTGAGTTACTTAAACTTGGAACTGCTGAAGGTGATGCTTGGAACAAAGACACTTTCATCCCTACAGTAGGTAAACGTGGCGCCGCGATCATCGAAGCGCGCGGTTTGTCTTCTGCCGCTTCTGCAGCCTCTGCAGCAGTTGATCACATGCACGACTGGTGGTTGGGAACGAATGGTGAATGGGTTACAATGGGTATCCCTTCTGACGGTTCTTACGACATTCCAGAAGGCATCATGTACGGTTTCCCTGTGACTTGCAAAAACGGCGAATACGAGATCGTAAAAGGTCTTGAGATCGACGCTTTCTCTCGCGAGAAAATGAACAACACATTGAAAGAATTGACAGAAGAAAAAGACGCTGTCGCTTCAATGCTGTAA